One region of Flavobacterium sp. KACC 22763 genomic DNA includes:
- the ruvA gene encoding Holliday junction branch migration protein RuvA, whose translation MIAQLQGRLVEKNPTEVVIDCGGVGYQVNISLHTFSLISNSENIKLYTHLQIKEDAHTLYGFVEKSEREIFRMLISVSGIGAGIARTMLSSIEPKQIINAIASGDVGIIQSIKGIGNKTAQRVILDLKEKVVKLYNIDEVFAVQNNRNRDEALSALEVLGFVRKASEKVVDKIVKEDPEATAETIIKKALKSL comes from the coding sequence ATGATAGCACAGTTGCAGGGGAGATTAGTAGAAAAGAATCCTACAGAGGTTGTAATTGATTGTGGTGGAGTTGGTTATCAGGTGAATATATCACTTCATACCTTCTCTTTAATTTCAAATTCTGAAAATATAAAATTGTATACGCATCTTCAAATTAAAGAAGATGCGCATACTTTATATGGTTTTGTTGAAAAATCAGAACGCGAAATTTTTAGAATGTTGATTTCTGTTTCAGGAATCGGAGCAGGAATCGCAAGAACAATGCTTTCGTCAATAGAACCAAAGCAAATTATAAATGCCATTGCATCTGGAGATGTGGGTATAATCCAGTCGATAAAAGGGATTGGAAACAAAACAGCACAAAGAGTTATACTGGATTTAAAGGAAAAAGTTGTTAAATTGTATAATATTGATGAAGTTTTTGCTGTTCAAAACAATAGAAACCGAGATGAAGCGTTATCTGCTCTAGAAGTTCTAGGTTTTGTGCGAAAAGCTTCTGAAAAAGTAGTAGACAAAATCGTAAAAGAAGATCCAGAAGCTACTGCTGAAACAATTATCAAAAAGGCTTTAAAAAGCTTATAA